A segment of the Candidatus Brevundimonas phytovorans genome:
GGCGGCGCACCTCGGCCCGTTCGGCGATGTCGGCGGGCATCAGGACGTCGCCCTTGGACCGATCTTCGATCCAGCCGAGGATGGCGTCGGTCTCGCACAGGGTCAGGGTCTTGCCCTTCTCCGTCACGGTCAGGACGGGCGGCATCCCCGAGGGGTTGAGGTCGAAGACCGGGCAGTCGTCTTCCCACGGCTTGACCGGCTCCTCGCCGAAATCCAGGCGCGCCTCGCCCAGCGCCAGCCGCGCGGTGCGCGAGCCGGGGTGGAAGGCGAAGTGATAGAGGACGGCGGGCGATGACATTCTCCCCTCCATGCGCTCGCGCTCGTTAAGGCTCCGTTTACCGCGACGGCCTGTCGCGGTTCAGGACCAGGGGCCGGGCTGGAGGCTCAGCGGCTCGACGGCGTCGTCGGCGCGCGCGGGATGGACTTCGGCCCGGCCGCGCGGGTCGGCGTGGATCAGGACATCGGCGTGGGGGAAGGCGGCCTGGATGCGCTGCTCGGCCTCGACCACGATGGCGTGGGCGGCCTCCAGCGTCAGTTGCGGGTCCAGATCGACATGCATCTGCACCATCAGCGCCTGGCCGGCCATGCGGGTGCGCAGTTGGTGCAGGCCCGAGATACGGGGGTCGGCCAGGACGGCGGCGGCGATGGTCACGCGCGCCTCTTCCGGCCCGGCGTGGTCCAGCAGGTGATCGGCGGACTCGCGCAGCAGGGTGATGGCGCCCCAGAACAGCCAGACCGCCACGACCAGACCCGCCGCCGCGTCCAGCCCCGGCGCGCCCAGATAGGCGCCCGAGATCACGCCGATCAGCACCACCACATTGGCCGCCAGGTCGGCGGCGTAGTGGGCGCGGTCGCCCGCCACGGCCAGGGAGGCGGTCTTCTTCAGCGCCTGGGTCTGCATCCACACCAGCCACAGGGTCACGGCGATGGAGGCGACGACCACGCCGACGGCCCAGCCCCCTGCGGCGACGGGACGAGGGTCGAAGATTCGCTGCACCGCCTCCCAGCCGATGAAGACGGCGGAGGCGAAGATCAGGCCCGCCTGCACCAGACCGGCCAGGGCCTCGGCCTTGCCGTGGCCGTAGCGGTGCTCGGGATCAGCGGGCGCCGCCGCCCAGCGCACGGCGAAAAAAGTGGCCAGAGAGGCGATCAGGTCCAGCGAGGAATCCGCCAGGGTCGCCAGGATCGACACCGAGCCCGAGGCGCCCAGCGCAAAGGCCTTCATCACGATCAGGATCGTCGCCGTCCCCACCGACAGGGTGGTGATCCGGCGGGTCGTGGCGTGAGCGTCGTCGAGGGCGGAGGCGGTCATCCCCGCCCTTGTCGCGCAAAACCGCGCATCCGCCAATGGCGGCGTCTTGTCCGGGGCGCTAAGAAGGCCTGCCCGGCGCGGACGAACCGCCGCGGGTTGAGACGGAGTTTTCATGGCGGACTGGCTGACGGCGATCCTTCTGGGTCTGGTCGAGGGATTGACCGAGTTCATTCCGGTGTCGTCCACCGGCCACCTGCTGCTGCTGGGGCATTTTCTCGGCTTCGAAAGCACCGGCAAGACGTTCGAGATCGTCATCCAGCTGGGCGCCCTGCTGGCCATCATCAGCGTCTATTTCAAGCGCCTGTGGACCCTGGCGACGCGCTGGCCCTTCGATCCCGAGGCGCGGCGGTTTCTGATCGGTTTGCTGGTGGCCTTCCTGCCGGCGGCGGTGATCGGCTTCTTCGCCTACGGCTTCATCAAGACGGTGCTGTTCGAGACGCCGCTGGTCATCTGCGTCGCGCTGATCCTTGGCGGTCTGGTGCTGTTGTGGCTGGATCGGGTGGACAAGTTCCCGGTCTATCTGGACGCCGACCGCTATCCGATGCGGGTCTATTTCCTGATCGGCCTGTTCCAGTGTTTGGCCATGATTCCCGGCGTGTCGCGCTCGGGCGCCACCATCGCCGGCGGTCTGCTGCTGAAGACCGACAAGCGTTCGGCGGCCGAGTTCAGCTTCTTCCTGGCCCTGCCGACCATGGGGGCGGCGGTGGCCTATGATCTGTTCAAGAACCGTGCGGTGCTGGACTTCAGCGACATCGGCCTGATCGCGGTGGGGTTTGTCGCCGCCTTCATCACGGCCCTGGTGGTGGTGCGCTTCCTGCTCGACTTCGTGTCCCGGCGCGGCTTCGGTCCCTTCGCCTGGTGGCGGATCGCGGTCGGCGTGGCGGGGATCGTGGGCCTGGCCGTGACGGGCGCGCTCTAACCTTCTTTCCTCCCCATGAAATGGGGAGGAAAGCGCCGGTCAACGCTCAAAGAAAAACCCCTCGGGACCAGCGTCCCGAGGGGTTCTTTATGACCAGCCCGATCAGGCGGCGGCCGGGCTTTCGGCGTACTGGCCGCCGACGCGGTAGCGGAACAGATAGCTCGGCGCGATGGCCTCCAGGCCGGTCGGTTCGACGCCCAGGGCCGCCAGACCCTCGGCGCCCGGCGCGACGACGTTGTCGCTCTCCAGCAGCAGGACCTGGTCCTTGGTCAGGGCGGGCTTCAGGCCGATGGCCGCCGGGATCTGCGCCATCGACCCCAGGATGCGGGCGGCGAAGAAGGGGACCGGGATCAGGAAGCGGTTGCGCTTGGTCTCGCGCAGGATGAATTTCAGGATGTCCTCGAAGGTCCAGACCGACGGTCCGCCCAGTTCGAAGGTCTTGCCCTCGGCTTCCGGGGAGACGGTGGCGCGGGCGATGGCCTCGGCCACGTCGCCGACATAGACGGGCTGGAACTTGGTCACGCCGCCGCCGATCAGGGGCAGGGCGGGCGAGACGGTCGCCATGGCGGCGAACTTGTTCAGGAAGGCGTCGTCCGAGCCGAAGATAATCGACGGGCGGATGACCACGGCGCCGGGGAAGGCGGCGCGCACGGCGGCCTCGGCGGCGCCCTTGGTGCGGGCGTAGGCGGCCTTGGCGTTCACGTCGGCGCCGATGGCCGACATGTGGGTCAGGCGCTTGACGCCCGCGGCGCGGGCGGCCTCGGCCACGTTGACGGCGCCCTCGACATGCAGGGCCTCGAACTTGCGGCCGCCGGTCTCGAACAGGATGCCGACCAGGTTGATCACGGCGTCGGCGCCCTTGATCGCCTCGGCCACGGCGGCCTTGTCGGTGATGTCGCAGCGGACGGTCTGGATCTGGCCGACGTCGCCGGCCATGCGCAGCTCATAGGCCAGGGCCGGCTTGCGCACGGCGACGCGCACGCGCCAGCCGCGCTTGGCCAGGGCTCGCACCACCTGGGTTCCGACAAAGCCCGAGCCGCCGAAAACGGTGACCAGTCCGGGGGCGAAATCAGCCATCTGTACGCTCCAACGCCAAACCCGGCCGCTGGCGGGCGGCCGGAGAAGAAATTCATGGGCGGGGCTTAACCGATGCGCCGCCCCGCCGCAACGCACAGAGGGGCCCGCGGGCTGGTTGGAGGGGCTTTAGTCGGCCCGATAGACCACCTGCCCATCGACCACGGTCAGGACGGCATGGCCCCGGGGGATGTCGGCGGCGGGCACGGTCATCAGGTCGATGTCGAAGGCGGTCAGGTCGGCGCGCTTGCCGACCTCGATGGTGCCCAGCTCGCCCTCGCGGAAGCTGGCGTAGGCGGGCCAGAGGGTGAACATCTTCAGCGCCGTCGCCCGGTCCACGGCCTCATCGGGGCGCCAGTCCGGGCCCTGGAAGCCATCGAGATCGCGGCGCGCCACGGCGGCGTAGAACTCGATCAGCGGGTCGCCGCGCTCGACGGGGGCGTCGGAGCCGCCGACCACGATCACGCCCCGGTTCACCAGGGTGTGCCAGGCGTAGGCCCCGTCCAGCCGGGCGTCGCCCAGGCGGGCGGCGGCGAAATGCAGGTCGCCAATGGCGTGGCTGGGCTGCATGGAGGCGATGATCGGCAGGTCGTCAAAGTAGTGATAGTCGGCGGGCCGGATGATCTGGGCGTGCTCGATGCGCCAGCGCGGATCGGCCAGCTTCCACTCGGCGCGCGGGACCTCGCGCATGGCCTGTTCATACCAGGCGGCGACCTCGTGGTTGCCCCGGTCGCCGATGGCGTGGGTGGCCAGCTGGATGCCGGAGCGCAGGGCCTCTTCATACAGCGGGACCATCTCGGCCCCGGTGGTCTGCATCAGGCCGGTCGTGTGCGGCTGATCGGCATAGGGCGCGAACAGGGCCGCGCCGCGCGAGCCCAGGGCGCCGTCGGCGTAGAACTTGACCGCCCGCGTGACGATCCGACCGTCGACGGCCTGGCGCGGGCCTGAGGCGTAGAGGGCGCGGGCGCCGTCGGGGGTGACGCTGTTATAGACCCGCAGAGGCGCCTCGCCGTCGCGCGCCATCTGCTCCAGCAGGGGCACGTCCTTCCACGGGGCGCTCATGAAGTGGACGCCGGTCCAGCCGTAGCGGGCATAGACCCCGAACCCGGCGCGATAGGCGGCGCGGGTGGCCGTCGCGTCGGCTTGCGGCATCAGGGGATCGACCAGGGCCATGGCGGCGTCGACCAGCAGGCCGGTGGGGCGGCCGTCGGCGGCCTTCAGGATCTCGCCGCCGGAGGGGGCGGGGGTGGCGGCCTCGATCCCGGCGGCGGTCAGGGCGAGGCTGGAGGCGGCGACCGCATGGCCGTCGGCCCGGCTCAGCAGCACCACCCGGCCCGGCGCGGCGGCGTCCAGATCGGCGGCGGTCAGGAAGCGCTTCTCGGGCCAATGGGTCTCGATCCAGCCGCGCCCGACGATGACGCCCTCGGGGTGTCTCTTGGCCCAGTCGGTCAACCGGGCCATGGCCTCGACGACTGAAGCCGAGCCTTCCAGGTTCAGCGTCATCTCGCGCCAGCCGATGCCGTCCAGGTGGGCATGGCCGTCGGTGAAGCCCGGAAACAGCGTCGCCCCCTTCAGGTCCACCACCTCCAGCCCCTCGGCCGAAGGCGCGCCAGCGGCGGCGCCGACATAGGCGATGCGCCCGTCGCGAACGGCCACCACATCGGCGGTCGGTTGGGCCTCATTCCCGGTATGGATGGCGCCGCCCCGGATCAGCAGGTTCTGGGCCTGGGCCGAGGGCGCGGCCGCCAGCATCAGAACGGCGGCCAGGGCCGCGCTCTGGGGCCCGGCGTTTGGGGCGAAACGGATCATGGGGCATCCTCCAACTGGGGCGCAGGGAGCGGGTCTGAAGGCCCGGCGTCAAGTCCGGCGCGGCGGCGCATTGCACGGCGCCGCGAAAAAAACAGTGCAATTGGTGCAATGGCGAGGGGCGGCGGAGGGGCGCTCCCGCTCCCCGCTCGGGGCCTCAAGGCTGGCCGGACGACCTTGTCCCGGTGATCGGGCGGTCAGGCGGCGAATGGCGATGTCAAAGACCCGAAGCCATCATGACACATCCGGCGACGGCGCCTGGGATAGGGCGTCGAGCCGTGCGCAAACCCGGAAAATCATGGGGTTTGGGGTGCGAGGTTGCGACAGCGGGGGGACATGGAAGTCTCGATGACGTCATCCGAGGCTGTCCGCACGAGTGTCTGCTTTCCGATGGGACGCGAACTTCGGCTTGCGACCCGTTGCGGAAATTCACATGCGCTGCGAAGCTCCACCATGCTGGAAATTCATCCGAATATAGGCGTCGCTGAAATCGCTTTTGGTGCCTCTCTCGATGAGGTGCGGAAACAATGGGGGAACCCTATCTCCATGGTGAAGGGCCGTTCGGGGGAAACGGTGGCCCGCTATCCAAACATTCGACTGACGTTTGATGACGCGGGACTGGCAGAGGTTGGCGTCGCGCCCGAAGCCAATCCCATTGTAGATGGGGCACGCCCCCTATCTTCAATGGCTGACTTCGAACGATTAATCAGAGAAGACGGACAAGCCCAGCAGTTGCTTGGCTTCATCGTCCTTGAGAGCTTGGGGCTTACGATTACAGGGGTTCACGACGGCAATACGGGTCAACTCGCGCTGACAGCGTTCCGGGCAGGCCGCTGGGCACCGCTGCGAGATGAGATGAAACCGTTCCGGACGGTGCAGAGCTAACGTCCGCTAGCCACCCTTGGATGACGTCATCCAAGTCTGCTCTCGGGCGCGGCATAGGCGTCGTGCCATAAGGCTTGGCGCCCGGCGGCTTTCGTTCGATGCTGGCCGGATGAAGCTGTTCACCATCGGCTATGAAGGCGCGACGCAAGGCCAGGTCATCGAGCGGCTGAAGGCGGTGGGCGTCGAACTGGTGGCCGACGTGCGGGCCGTGGCCTCGTCGCGGATCGCGGGCTTTTCCAAG
Coding sequences within it:
- a CDS encoding undecaprenyl-diphosphate phosphatase gives rise to the protein MADWLTAILLGLVEGLTEFIPVSSTGHLLLLGHFLGFESTGKTFEIVIQLGALLAIISVYFKRLWTLATRWPFDPEARRFLIGLLVAFLPAAVIGFFAYGFIKTVLFETPLVICVALILGGLVLLWLDRVDKFPVYLDADRYPMRVYFLIGLFQCLAMIPGVSRSGATIAGGLLLKTDKRSAAEFSFFLALPTMGAAVAYDLFKNRAVLDFSDIGLIAVGFVAAFITALVVVRFLLDFVSRRGFGPFAWWRIAVGVAGIVGLAVTGAL
- a CDS encoding cation diffusion facilitator family transporter, encoding MTASALDDAHATTRRITTLSVGTATILIVMKAFALGASGSVSILATLADSSLDLIASLATFFAVRWAAAPADPEHRYGHGKAEALAGLVQAGLIFASAVFIGWEAVQRIFDPRPVAAGGWAVGVVVASIAVTLWLVWMQTQALKKTASLAVAGDRAHYAADLAANVVVLIGVISGAYLGAPGLDAAAGLVVAVWLFWGAITLLRESADHLLDHAGPEEARVTIAAAVLADPRISGLHQLRTRMAGQALMVQMHVDLDPQLTLEAAHAIVVEAEQRIQAAFPHADVLIHADPRGRAEVHPARADDAVEPLSLQPGPWS
- a CDS encoding amidohydrolase yields the protein MIRFAPNAGPQSAALAAVLMLAAAPSAQAQNLLIRGGAIHTGNEAQPTADVVAVRDGRIAYVGAAAGAPSAEGLEVVDLKGATLFPGFTDGHAHLDGIGWREMTLNLEGSASVVEAMARLTDWAKRHPEGVIVGRGWIETHWPEKRFLTAADLDAAAPGRVVLLSRADGHAVAASSLALTAAGIEAATPAPSGGEILKAADGRPTGLLVDAAMALVDPLMPQADATATRAAYRAGFGVYARYGWTGVHFMSAPWKDVPLLEQMARDGEAPLRVYNSVTPDGARALYASGPRQAVDGRIVTRAVKFYADGALGSRGAALFAPYADQPHTTGLMQTTGAEMVPLYEEALRSGIQLATHAIGDRGNHEVAAWYEQAMREVPRAEWKLADPRWRIEHAQIIRPADYHYFDDLPIIASMQPSHAIGDLHFAAARLGDARLDGAYAWHTLVNRGVIVVGGSDAPVERGDPLIEFYAAVARRDLDGFQGPDWRPDEAVDRATALKMFTLWPAYASFREGELGTIEVGKRADLTAFDIDLMTVPAADIPRGHAVLTVVDGQVVYRAD
- a CDS encoding complex I NDUFA9 subunit family protein, encoding MADFAPGLVTVFGGSGFVGTQVVRALAKRGWRVRVAVRKPALAYELRMAGDVGQIQTVRCDITDKAAVAEAIKGADAVINLVGILFETGGRKFEALHVEGAVNVAEAARAAGVKRLTHMSAIGADVNAKAAYARTKGAAEAAVRAAFPGAVVIRPSIIFGSDDAFLNKFAAMATVSPALPLIGGGVTKFQPVYVGDVAEAIARATVSPEAEGKTFELGGPSVWTFEDILKFILRETKRNRFLIPVPFFAARILGSMAQIPAAIGLKPALTKDQVLLLESDNVVAPGAEGLAALGVEPTGLEAIAPSYLFRYRVGGQYAESPAAA